Proteins encoded together in one Quercus lobata isolate SW786 chromosome 3, ValleyOak3.0 Primary Assembly, whole genome shotgun sequence window:
- the LOC115980766 gene encoding receptor-like protein EIX2: MANMNTTCVLLLNLLLITESISLEAVPSNSIAVNANVRCIEIERVALQKFRKGLKDPFNRLSSWVGQACCNWEGIGCSNQTSNVVKLDLGSSNLCGFEGGSQYTPDQTNCLSGKLDPSLHNLKYLSYLDLSNINFQGVSFPYFLGSLKKLTYLDLSFTMFSGVVSPSLGNLTNLSYLNLIPSQFSENTLSVSNIYWLTNLSSLQYLNLQNIDLSKAETHWLQVVNMLPSLSELYLSSCGLHHLPQTLPFVNFTSLSVLDLSNNGFNSSSIPPWLFNLTALINLKINYCDLKGPIPNIARASLCNLKNLDMSFNFIISGPITEFIQALSGCGNHRLELLNLGSNQLSGVLPHSLGYFTHLRELHLTNNSFSGPIPSSMQHLSRLEILDLSYNLMNGTIPEFIGQLTELSTLDLFSNSWEGTITETHFLNLKKLIWFSLSSTRKSLVLNVTHDWTPPFSLQNVEFRNCQMGPAFPAWLKTQKDLHEISLVNSSISAKIPNWLWNLSSLLWNLDLSHNQLRGDLPKSLSFMWVDLSYNNLTGSLPLWPSVSYLSLRKNFLSGPLPINIFQRMENLVTLDLGGNFLNGSIPSLTMGPTYLWFVDLSDNLLSGNIPRHWKSMQFLGAIDLSQNNLLGNIPTSLCSLPTLNWLQLSYNNFSGDLFSTLQNCSSLYALDVGGNRFSGTLPKWIGKRLPSISELRLQGNVFSGPILEQLCSLTHLHVLDLAHNNFSGSIPTCLGNLVGLKSLVEYATSPIRSIFLPLSYLEHMDLTAKGTQLEYYSQIFLMNSIDLSRNNLTGEIPEALTKLSLLSTLNLSWNQLIGKIPENIGALHSLETLDLSCNHLLGPIPPSMSSLTFLSHLNLSYNNLSGPIPSANQFQTFIDPSIYEGNPKLCGPPLITNCSLMPSDGDTKAVDEDNEESRSEKLWFYVSVVLGFIVGFWIVCGSLAMKKSWRHAYFHFVDEKKDRLFVAIKLNMARLQGKIEA, translated from the coding sequence ATGGCCAACATGAATACCACCTGTGTACTTCTTCTTAATCTTCTTTTGATAACCGAATCTATTTCACTTGAAGCTGTACCATCCAATTCTATTGCTGTAAATGCCAACGTGCGTTGCATTGAGATAGAGAGAGTAGCCCTTCAAAAATTCAGAAAAGGTCTTAAGGATCCATTCAACAGGCTTTCTTCTTGGGTGGGTCAAGCTTGTTGCAATTGGGAAGGCATAGGCTGTAGCAATCAAACGAGCAACGTAGTAAAGCTTGATCTTGGAAGCTCAAATCTATGTGGTTTTGAAGGAGGAAGCCAATATACTCCTGATCAGACTAATTGTTTGAGTGGTAAGTTAGATCCTTCTTTACATAATCTGAAATATTTGAGTTACTTAGACCTAAGCAACATCAATTTCCAAGGAGTATCATTCCCATATTTCCTTGGCTCTCTCAAGAAGTTGACATATCTTGACCTTTCCTTTACAATGTTTTCTGGAGTAGTGTCTCCCAGTCTCGgaaatttaacaaatttgaGCTATCTTAATCTCATTCCCTCTCAATTTTCTGAAAACACTCTTTCGGTTTCAAATATATATTGGCTCACCAATCTCTCTTCCTTACAATACTTGAATTTGCAAAACATAGACCTTAGCAAAGCAGAAACTCATTGGCTGCAAGTTGTTAATATGCTTCCTTCACTATCAGAGTTGTATTTGTCAAGTTGTGGTCTTCATCATCTCCCTCAAACTCTTCCATTTGTGAATTTTACGTCCCTTTCGGTCCTCGATCTCTCAAATAATGGCTTCAACTCTTCTTCTATTCCCCCATGGTTGTTTAATCTTACTGCCCTCATTAATCTCAAGATCAATTATTGTGACCTAAAAGGCCCCATCCCTAACATAGCAAGGGCTAGCCTATGCAATTTGAAGAATTTAGATATGTCGTTCAATTTTATTATCAGTGGCCCAATAACTGAATTTATCCAAGCATTATCCGGATGTGGCAACCATAGGCTAGAACTATTAAATTTGGGATCAAACCAACTTAGTGGTGTTTTGCCTCATTCCTTGGggtattttacacatttaagaGAGCTCCATCTCACCAACAATTCATTCTCAGGCCCAATTCCATCAAGTATGCAACATTTATCACGTTTGGAGATACTAGATCTCTCTTACAACTTGATGAATGGAACCATCCCAGAATTTATTGGACAACTTACGGAGTTGAGCACTTTGGATCTCTTTAGTAATTCTTGGGAAGGTACCATCACTGAAACTCATTTCCTAAATCTCAAAAAACTAATTTGGTTTTCCTTGTCATCAACTAGGAAATCCTTAGTTCTCAATGTGACGCATGACTGGACTCCCCCTTTTAGTCTCCAAAATGTCGAATTCAGAAACTGCCAAATGGGTCCTGCATTTCCAGCATggctcaaaactcaaaaggatCTTCATGAGATCTCCCTTGTAAACTCTTCAATTTCAGCTAAAATACCAAATTGGTTGTGGAATTTGTCTTCGTTGCTTTGGAATTTAGACCTTTCTCATAACCAATTGAGGGGAGACCTTCCTAAGTCATTATCTTTTATGTGGGTAGATCTAAGTTACAATAATTTAACCGGTTCACTCCCACTGTGGCCTAGTgtgtcatatctctcattgaggaaaaattttctttctggACCATTACCAATAAACATCTTCCAACGTATGGAAAACTTGGTCACCCTAGATCTTGGAGGAAACTTTCTAAATGGTAGTATCCCCTCATTGACCATGGGGCCGACGTATTTGTGGTTTGTTGATTTATCGGACAATCTTTTATCTGGAAACATCCCCAGGCATTGGAAGAGTATGCAATTTTTAGGGGCCATTGATCTGTCGCAAAACAATCTATTGGGTAACATCCCAACCTCATTGTGCTCACTACCTACTCTTAATTGGCTGCAACTAAGCTACAACAATTTTTCTGGAGATCTCTTTTCCACCTTGCAAAACTGCTCGAGCTTATATGCCCTTGATGTTGGAGGTAACAGATTCTCAGGGACTTTGCCAAAATGGATTGGAAAAAGGCTGCCTTCAATATCAGAATTGCGCCTACAAGGAAACGTGTTCTCAGGACCCATTTTGGAACAATTGTGTTCTCTCACTCATCTACATGTTTTGGACCTTgcacataataatttttcaggATCTATCCCTACTTGTTTGGGCAATTTGGTTGGTTTGAAATCTTTGGTCGAATATGCTACATCACCAATCCGAAGTATCTTTCTTCCACTATCCTACTTGGAGCATATGGATTTGACTGCAAAGGGTACCCAACTTGAATATTACAGCCAAATTTTCTTGATGAATAGTATAGATCTTTCAAGAAACAATCTAACCGGAGAGATTCCAGAAGCACTAACAAAGCTCTCATTACTATCTACCttaaatttgtcatggaatcaATTGATCGGCAAGATACCAGAGAATATAGGAGCGTTGCATAGTTTAGAAACTCTTGACCTCTCATGCAACCATCTTTTAGGTCCCATTCCTCCAAGTATGTCTTCTTTGACTTTTTTAAGTCATTTGAACTTGTCATATAACAACTTGTCTGGACCTATTCCATCAGCCAACCAATTTCAAACCTTCATTGATCCATCCATTTATGAGGGTAACCCAAAACTTTGTGGGCCTCCATTGATAACAAATTGCTCATTAATGCCAAGTGATGGGGATACAAAAGCTGTAGATGAAGACAATGAGGAATCTAGGTCTGAAAAGTTATGGTTCTATGTAAGTGTTGTATTGGGGTTCATTGTGGGATTTTGGATTGTTTGCGGTAGTTTGGCGATGAAGAAGTCTTGGAGACATGCTTACTTCCATTTTGTTGATGAAAAGAAAGATAGGCTTTTTGTGGCTATCAAACTTAATATGGCTCGTTTGCAAGGGAAGATTGAAGCATAG